The Phoenix dactylifera cultivar Barhee BC4 chromosome 17, palm_55x_up_171113_PBpolish2nd_filt_p, whole genome shotgun sequence genome contains a region encoding:
- the LOC103712241 gene encoding zinc finger protein ZAT1-like, translated as MCGERLDNRDAARERSKGENGERRINSHHLHCQKRETKERKLQFLSMERHRCNLCFRRFSSGRALGGHMRSHVTPRPNRAPPPPPSHSASSSSFSAAEAAAYDETAAADEGLGYGLRENPRKSFRLVDPEFSSIFAAADGGGGGGGGGGGGGGGGGSSSVVQDRESETECSLPPPLGRRSKRSRRLQEAAVAADAEPLSSISDVSPEEDVARCLMLLSRDAWARLGAGEEADDQHSDGWDETAEDEDYNDDGEDGDEGIGSAARPRRKGRRSRYRCGTCKKFFRSYQALGGHRASHNKMAGSGCVRAAGGTQIGGEDSSEANADRNSSLHRCPFCSRVFGSAQALGGHKRSHLASSSSPVAAAAAAAHSPPLPPPLRSANNSSTNLGGEGFIDLNQPAPLEEEVELSALSDATELQSK; from the coding sequence ATGTGTGGGGAGCGTCTTGACAACCGAGATGCAGCAAGAGAAAGAAGCAAAGGAGAAAATGGGGAAAGAAGAATAAACTCTCACCATCTCCATTGCCAAAAGAGAGAAACTAAAGAAAGAAAGCTCCAATTTTTATCCATGGAGAGGCACAGATGCAACCTTTGCTTCCGGCGCTTCTCCAGTGGCCGGGCTCTCGGAGGTCACATGCGCTCTCACGTGACGCCCCGCCCCAACCGAGCTCCGCCTCCGCCCCCCTCCcactccgcctcctcctcctccttctccgccgCGGAAGCGGCGGCTTATGACGAGACCGCGGCGGCGGATGAGGGTCTCGGCTACGGCCTCCGGGAGAACCCCCGTAAAAGCTTCCGCCTTGTTGACCCGGAATTCTCATCCATCTTCGCGGCCGCggatggcggcggcggcggcggcggcggcggcggtggcggtggtGGCGGTGGCGGCTCCTCCTCCGTCGTTCAGGATCGCGAGAGCGAGACCGAGTGCTCCCTGCCCCCGCCGCTCGGACGCCGATCCAAGCGCTCCCGCCGCCTGCAAGAGGCGGCGGTGGCCGCGGACGCCGAGCCCCTCAGCTCCATCTCCGACGTGTCCCCCGAGGAGGACGTGGCCCGGTGCCTGATGCTTCTCTCCCGCGACGCCTGGGCCAGATTGGGAGCAGGGGAGGAAGCGGATGATCAGCACTCCGACGGTTGGGACGAGACGGCGGAGGACGAGGACTACAACGACGACGGCGAAGACGGCGACGAGGGGATCGGCAGCGCTGCCCGACCGCGGCGGAAGGGGCGGCGGAGCAGGTACCGGTGCGGCACGTGCAAGAAGTTCTTCCGATCATACCAGGCCCTGGGTGGCCACCGGGCGAGCCACAATAAGATGGCCGGCAGCGGGTGCGTCCGGGCCGCCGGTGGCACCCAGATCGGCGGAGAGGACTCCTCGGAGGCCAATGCCGATCGGAATTCGAGCCTCCATCGCTGCCCCTTCTGCTCCCGGGTCTTCGGCTCCGCCCAAGCCCTCGGCGGCCACAAGAGATCCCATCTCGCCTCCTCATCCTCccccgtcgccgccgccgccgccgccgcccattcccctccgctccctcctcctcttcgctCCGCCAACAACAGCAGCACCAACCTCGGCGGCGAGGGCTTCATCGATCTGAACCAACCAGCTCCTCTGGAGGAGGAAGTCGAGCTCTCGGCGCTCTCCGACGCCACCGAGCTGCAATCCAAGTGA